A region of Burkholderiales bacterium JOSHI_001 DNA encodes the following proteins:
- a CDS encoding Fe-S-cluster-containing hydrogenase subunit (PFAM: 4Fe-4S binding domain) has translation MTQLALVIDLNVCVGCHACVTSCKQWNTSGSAGPLVDQQPYGADPTGTFFNRVQTFEVGLFPNTQTVHFPKSCLHCEDPPCVPVCPTGASYKRAQDGIVLVDYDKCIGCKYCSWACPYGARELDEERQVMTKCTLCVDRLYDTSLPEDRRKPACVLACPPGARIFGDIHDPASPASVAIAERGGYQLMPEWATQPANHYLPRRRVEMAVHPEDLMRVDNPLRLDGAQPELPNGPGREDYAT, from the coding sequence GTGACCCAGTTGGCCCTGGTCATCGACCTGAACGTGTGCGTGGGCTGCCACGCCTGCGTCACCAGCTGCAAGCAATGGAACACCTCGGGCTCGGCCGGCCCGCTGGTGGACCAGCAGCCCTATGGCGCCGACCCCACCGGCACCTTCTTCAACCGGGTGCAGACCTTCGAGGTGGGCCTGTTCCCCAACACCCAGACGGTTCACTTTCCCAAGAGTTGCCTGCACTGCGAAGACCCACCCTGCGTGCCGGTGTGCCCCACCGGCGCCAGCTACAAGCGCGCGCAGGACGGCATCGTGCTGGTGGACTACGACAAGTGCATCGGCTGCAAGTACTGCAGTTGGGCCTGCCCCTACGGCGCGCGCGAACTGGACGAAGAGCGCCAGGTCATGACCAAGTGCACCTTGTGCGTGGACCGCCTCTACGACACCAGCCTGCCGGAAGACCGCCGCAAGCCCGCCTGCGTGCTGGCCTGCCCGCCGGGGGCGCGCATCTTCGGTGACATCCACGACCCGGCGTCGCCAGCGTCGGTGGCCATTGCCGAACGCGGCGGCTACCAGTTGATGCCCGAATGGGCCACCCAGCCGGCCAACCACTACCTGCCGCGCCGCCGTGTCGAGATGGCCGTGCACCCCGAAGACCTGATGCGGGTGGACAACCCGCTGCGCCTGGACGGTGCCCAGCCCGAACTGCCGAACGGACCCGGCCGCGAGGACTACGCCACATGA
- a CDS encoding DMSO reductase anchor subunit (PFAM: DMSO reductase anchor subunit (DmsC)) yields MNPALSVVFLTTLIGAGQGLYLALFAAELAGFGTGPREADFLVTSAVLAVVLTGLGLLSSFFHLGRPERAWRAAAMWRTSWLSREVIALPAFMGLVALWGLLHFLGAAPTRAVGAVAALAAVALFVCTAMIYASIRFIQEWASVFTLANYTLLGCASGALLAAALAAQAAPALRAPFTQAALLLTLLGAASRGASLLRNARLKPRSTVQSAIGIKHPQVAQRAQGFMGGSFNTREFFHGRAAPFLRNMKWGFILLAFVLPALMLGAALGGATPAWLGAAFVLQYAGLLAERWFFFAQANHPQNLYYQVVS; encoded by the coding sequence ATGAACCCGGCCCTGTCGGTTGTCTTCCTCACCACGCTGATCGGCGCCGGCCAGGGCCTGTACCTGGCGCTCTTCGCCGCTGAACTGGCGGGCTTCGGCACGGGGCCGCGCGAAGCCGACTTCCTGGTCACCAGCGCGGTGCTGGCGGTGGTGCTGACCGGCCTGGGCCTGCTGTCCAGCTTCTTCCACCTGGGCCGCCCGGAACGCGCCTGGCGCGCCGCGGCCATGTGGCGCACCTCCTGGTTGTCGCGTGAGGTGATTGCCTTGCCGGCCTTCATGGGCTTGGTGGCGCTGTGGGGCCTGCTGCACTTCCTGGGCGCGGCGCCCACCCGGGCCGTGGGCGCCGTGGCGGCACTGGCGGCCGTGGCGCTGTTCGTGTGCACCGCGATGATTTACGCGTCCATCCGCTTCATCCAGGAATGGGCCAGTGTCTTCACGCTGGCCAACTACACGCTGCTGGGCTGTGCCTCGGGCGCGCTGCTGGCCGCGGCCTTGGCCGCGCAGGCTGCGCCTGCATTGCGGGCGCCGTTCACCCAGGCCGCGCTGCTGTTGACGCTGCTGGGTGCTGCTTCGCGGGGGGCCTCCTTGCTGCGCAACGCCAGGCTGAAGCCACGCTCCACGGTGCAGTCGGCCATCGGCATCAAGCACCCGCAGGTGGCGCAGCGCGCCCAGGGTTTCATGGGCGGGTCCTTCAACACCCGCGAGTTCTTCCACGGCCGGGCTGCGCCCTTTCTTCGCAACATGAAGTGGGGCTTCATCCTGCTGGCCTTCGTGCTGCCGGCGTTGATGCTGGGCGCCGCGCTGGGCGGCGCCACACCGGCCTGGCTGGGGGCGGCCTTCGTGCTGCAGTACGCCGGGCTGCTGGCCGAGCGCTGGTTCTTCTTCGCCCAGGCCAACCACCCGCAGAACCTGTACTACCAGGTGGTGTCCTGA
- a CDS encoding anaerobic dehydrogenase, typically selenocysteine-containing (PFAM: Molybdopterin oxidoreductase; Molydopterin dinucleotide binding domain; Molybdopterin oxidoreductase Fe4S4 domain) gives MASTPLHDPAAPPQPGARTEVKNTTCYMCACRCGIRVHLRHGDQGPEVRYIEGNPDHPLNQGVICAKGSSGIMKQYSPARLTQPLLRRPGSERGAGQFDAISWERAFELLTDRLGRIRSTDPKQFALFTGRDQMQALTGLFARQFGTPNYAAHGGFCSVNMAAGMIYTIGGSFWEFGGPDLDRAKLFVMIGTAEDHHSNPLKMAIAKFKRAGGRFISVNPVRTGYSAIADEWVPIKPGTDGALLLAIVHEIIALGLYDRDFLTRYTNAGQLVNQDPASDQLGMMLRNAEGDKVNPLRPHNFLWWDRLTQKPVADHSEEADPALLGHFQLSDGTPAVPAFQLLAERVKAYTPEWAADITGIPAATIRRLAHEMGITARDQRIELPIAWTDCWGKRHKSVIGRPVAFHAMRGLAAHSNGFHTIRSLAILMSLLGTIDRPGGFRHKAPYPRAVPPNARPPKGPEAVKPDTPLNGAPLGWPESPDDLFVDAAGQPVRIDKAFSWEHPLSAHGLMHNVITNAWKGDPYPIDTLFIFMANMAWNSTMNTSEVRNMLNDKHVGGEKDGEHKIPFLVVCDAFQSEMTAFADLVLPDTTYLERHDCMSLLDRPISEFDGPVDSVRIPVLPPLGQCKPFQEVLIELASRLKFPAFVNADGSRKYRDYPDFIVRYETAPGSGIGFLSGWRGKGGEKSMRGEPNPKQWEMYEQNNCVHHTVLPKEAQYMRNWNRDYMTWAQQAGLRRDNDPIVIHLYSEFLESFRLAARGKRPGKQPPEALRERVATYFDALPFYFAPLEAQATDLQRYPLAAVTQRPMAMYHAWDSQNAWLRQIHAHNFLMVNSATARTAGIADGGWMWVESPWGKVRCLCRYSEAVEPGTVWTWNAIGKSRGAWSLSEDANESRKGFLLNHLIREELPFGAGRISNSDPITGQAAWYDVRVRIYPAQADEPGETWPQFDPLPRLPGMSIEAPGERAWMAGEGAK, from the coding sequence ATGGCGTCCACACCGCTGCACGACCCTGCCGCGCCACCGCAGCCCGGTGCACGCACCGAGGTCAAGAACACCACCTGCTACATGTGCGCCTGCCGCTGTGGCATCCGCGTGCACCTGCGGCATGGGGACCAGGGCCCCGAGGTGCGCTACATCGAGGGCAACCCCGATCACCCACTGAACCAGGGCGTCATCTGCGCCAAGGGCAGCTCGGGCATCATGAAGCAGTACTCGCCGGCGCGCCTGACCCAGCCGCTGCTGCGCAGGCCCGGCAGCGAACGCGGCGCCGGCCAGTTCGACGCCATCTCGTGGGAGCGAGCCTTCGAGCTGCTGACCGACCGCCTGGGCAGGATCCGCAGCACCGACCCCAAGCAGTTCGCCCTGTTCACCGGCCGCGACCAGATGCAGGCCCTGACCGGCCTGTTCGCACGCCAGTTCGGCACGCCCAACTACGCGGCCCACGGCGGCTTCTGCTCGGTGAACATGGCCGCCGGGATGATCTACACCATCGGTGGGTCGTTCTGGGAGTTCGGCGGGCCGGATCTCGACCGCGCCAAGCTGTTCGTGATGATCGGTACCGCCGAAGACCACCACAGCAACCCGCTGAAGATGGCGATCGCCAAGTTCAAGCGCGCGGGCGGGCGCTTCATCTCGGTGAACCCGGTGCGCACCGGCTATTCGGCCATCGCCGACGAATGGGTGCCCATCAAACCCGGCACCGACGGCGCGCTGTTGCTGGCCATCGTCCACGAGATCATCGCGCTGGGCCTGTACGACCGCGACTTCCTCACCCGCTACACCAACGCCGGCCAGCTGGTGAACCAGGACCCGGCCAGCGACCAGCTGGGCATGATGCTGCGCAACGCCGAGGGCGACAAGGTCAACCCGCTGCGGCCGCACAACTTCCTGTGGTGGGACCGGCTGACGCAGAAGCCCGTGGCCGACCACAGTGAAGAGGCCGATCCCGCGCTGCTGGGCCACTTCCAGCTGAGCGACGGCACGCCGGCTGTGCCCGCCTTCCAGTTGCTGGCCGAGAGGGTGAAGGCCTACACGCCCGAATGGGCGGCCGACATCACCGGCATTCCGGCCGCCACCATCCGGCGCCTGGCGCATGAGATGGGCATCACCGCGCGCGACCAGCGCATCGAACTGCCCATCGCCTGGACCGACTGCTGGGGAAAGCGCCACAAGTCGGTCATTGGCCGGCCGGTGGCCTTCCACGCCATGCGCGGACTGGCCGCGCACAGCAATGGCTTCCACACCATCCGCTCGCTGGCCATCCTGATGAGCCTGCTGGGCACCATCGACCGCCCCGGCGGCTTTCGCCACAAGGCGCCTTACCCGCGCGCGGTGCCGCCCAATGCGCGCCCGCCCAAGGGCCCGGAAGCGGTGAAGCCCGACACCCCGTTGAACGGCGCCCCGCTGGGCTGGCCCGAAAGCCCGGACGACCTGTTCGTGGACGCGGCCGGCCAGCCGGTGCGCATCGACAAGGCCTTCTCGTGGGAGCACCCGCTGTCGGCCCACGGGCTGATGCACAACGTCATCACCAACGCCTGGAAGGGCGATCCCTACCCGATCGACACGCTGTTCATCTTCATGGCCAACATGGCCTGGAACTCGACGATGAACACGTCCGAGGTGCGCAACATGCTGAACGACAAGCATGTGGGCGGCGAGAAGGACGGGGAGCACAAGATCCCTTTCCTGGTGGTGTGCGACGCCTTCCAGAGCGAGATGACGGCCTTCGCCGACCTGGTGCTGCCCGACACCACCTACCTGGAGCGGCATGACTGCATGTCCCTGCTGGACCGGCCGATCAGCGAATTTGACGGCCCGGTGGATTCGGTGCGCATCCCGGTGCTGCCGCCGTTGGGCCAGTGCAAGCCCTTCCAGGAGGTGCTGATCGAACTGGCCTCGCGGTTGAAATTCCCGGCCTTCGTCAACGCCGATGGCAGCCGCAAGTACCGCGACTACCCCGACTTCATCGTGCGCTATGAAACCGCGCCGGGCTCGGGCATCGGCTTCCTGTCGGGCTGGCGCGGCAAGGGCGGCGAGAAGTCCATGCGCGGCGAGCCCAACCCCAAGCAGTGGGAGATGTACGAGCAGAACAACTGCGTGCACCACACCGTGCTGCCCAAGGAAGCGCAGTACATGCGCAACTGGAACCGCGACTACATGACCTGGGCCCAGCAGGCGGGCCTGCGGCGCGACAACGACCCCATCGTCATCCACCTCTATTCGGAATTCCTGGAAAGTTTTCGCCTGGCCGCGCGCGGCAAGCGCCCCGGCAAGCAGCCGCCTGAAGCCCTGCGCGAGCGCGTGGCCACCTACTTCGACGCGTTGCCCTTCTACTTCGCGCCGCTGGAAGCCCAGGCCACCGACCTGCAACGCTATCCGCTGGCGGCGGTCACGCAGCGCCCCATGGCCATGTACCACGCCTGGGACTCGCAGAACGCCTGGCTGCGCCAGATCCACGCCCACAACTTCCTGATGGTGAACAGCGCCACCGCGCGCACCGCCGGCATCGCCGATGGCGGCTGGATGTGGGTGGAAAGCCCCTGGGGCAAGGTGCGCTGCCTGTGCCGCTATTCCGAAGCGGTGGAGCCCGGCACGGTGTGGACCTGGAACGCCATCGGCAAGAGCCGCGGCGCCTGGAGCCTGAGCGAAGACGCCAACGAGTCCCGCAAGGGCTTCCTGCTGAACCACCTGATCCGCGAGGAACTGCCATTCGGCGCCGGGCGCATCTCGAACTCCGACCCCATCACCGGCCAGGCGGCCTGGTACGACGTGCGGGTGCGCATCTACCCCGCCCAGGCCGACGAACCCGGCGAAACCTGGCCGCAGTTCGACCCCCTGCCGCGCCTGCCGGGCATGTCCATCGAGGCACCGGGCGAGCGGGCCTGGATGGCGGGGGAGGGGGCGAAGTGA
- a CDS encoding putative permease (PFAM: Sulfite exporter TauE/SafE), whose translation MRLPGHAHHVSAAVLLLAALPAQALAAPQAAAGWPWWFWPLALFCTCFVMGIVAVPAGIGGGTLFVPIVGGFFPFHLDFVRGAGLLVALASALAAAPMLLRSGLASLRLALPLALLASGSSIFGALLGLALPVAVVQTALGLIVLGIVALMFLARKSEFPNVQQPDALGSALAMHGVFIDGATGQRIDWRVHRTPLGLGVFLGIGVLAGMFGIGAGWANVPALNLLMGAPLKVAAGSSGLVLSLVDSAAAWVYVNKGAVLPMIAVPSVVGMMLGAKIGARLLTVLKASVVRRLVIGVLLFAGARALLKGLGLWV comes from the coding sequence ATGCGGCTGCCCGGCCACGCCCACCACGTGAGCGCCGCCGTGCTGCTGCTGGCCGCGCTGCCGGCGCAGGCGCTGGCCGCCCCGCAAGCCGCGGCCGGCTGGCCCTGGTGGTTCTGGCCGCTGGCGCTGTTCTGCACCTGCTTCGTGATGGGCATCGTCGCGGTGCCGGCGGGCATTGGCGGGGGCACGCTCTTCGTGCCCATCGTCGGCGGCTTCTTCCCCTTCCACCTGGACTTCGTGCGCGGTGCCGGCCTGCTGGTGGCGCTGGCCAGCGCCCTGGCGGCGGCGCCCATGCTGCTGCGCAGCGGCCTGGCCAGCCTGCGCCTGGCGCTGCCGCTGGCGCTGCTGGCGTCGGGCAGTTCCATCTTCGGCGCCTTGCTGGGCCTGGCGCTGCCGGTGGCCGTGGTGCAGACCGCGCTGGGCCTCATCGTGCTGGGCATCGTGGCCCTGATGTTCCTGGCCAGGAAGTCCGAATTCCCGAACGTGCAGCAGCCCGACGCGCTGGGCAGCGCGCTGGCCATGCACGGCGTGTTCATCGATGGCGCCACCGGCCAGCGCATCGACTGGCGGGTGCACCGCACGCCGCTGGGCCTGGGGGTGTTCCTGGGCATCGGCGTGCTGGCGGGCATGTTCGGCATCGGCGCCGGCTGGGCCAATGTGCCGGCCCTGAACCTGCTGATGGGCGCGCCGCTGAAGGTGGCCGCGGGCAGTTCGGGCCTGGTGCTGTCGCTGGTGGATTCGGCCGCCGCCTGGGTGTATGTGAACAAGGGTGCGGTGCTGCCCATGATCGCCGTGCCCTCGGTGGTGGGCATGATGCTGGGCGCCAAGATCGGGGCGCGGCTGCTCACGGTGCTGAAGGCGTCGGTGGTGCGCCGGCTGGTGATCGGCGTGCTGCTGTTCGCAGGCGCGCGGGCGCTGCTGAAGGGCCTGGGACTGTGGGTATGA